A genome region from Hevea brasiliensis isolate MT/VB/25A 57/8 chromosome 9, ASM3005281v1, whole genome shotgun sequence includes the following:
- the LOC110648487 gene encoding pentatricopeptide repeat-containing protein At4g18840 → MSVLSPSLLPTKPAKNGNRFSLAPPQPCLFLLEICKYTSEFKQVQAKLTKLGLISHPLALTRLLCYSSISRYADIHYAQSIFNLDKNPNTFAYNVLIRGYARSEKPEMAISLFYSMLCNVNSVPNQFTFPFVLKSCSQVKAIQEGKQVHGLVVKHGLSQDLFVQNSLITFYAACGVIGSACKVFDKIDGPDVVSWNSVIGGLVDSGFVEEARWTFDRMPERSLVTWNCLIDGYIKIGLLKEARKLFDQMEGRDSVSWNTMIGGYVGSGLMGDAEVLFGEMPLEIKDLITFNLMIDGYARDRRYSEVLEVLEDVKEAKAKMSEFTIVSVLTACSHLAELDQGEWIQTYIKENRIEVDAVLGTALVNMFAKCGNMGRALSVFESMEERNVEAWNSIIHNLGVHGYGEEALAMFSDMLRTNIPPDEITFLCLLSACRHSGLVAEGKKYFQLMSEKYGLAPKIEHYGCMVDLLCRADLLEEARCLIETSQMMSSVPMWGALLGASYRLGNLVMGEYAAKHLIELNPFDGSCYIVLSNMYSAAGFYEKAIEVRKMMRDQGLDKVPGTSSIEIDGVVHEFRVGSNCPEIS, encoded by the coding sequence ATGTCCGTCCTTTCGCCGTCTCTCTTACCCACAAAACCCGCCAAAAACGGCAACCGTTTCAGCTTAGCCCCTCCCCAACCGTGCCTCTTTCTATTAGAAATATGCAAGTATACCTCTGAGTTCAAGCAAGTCCAAGCCAAGCTCACCAAGCTCGGCCTGATTAGCCACCCACTAGCCCTCACCAGGCTTTTGTGCTATTCCTCAATCTCTCGCTATGCTGACATTCACTATGCTCAATCAATCTTTAATCTTGACAAAAACCCAAATACATTTGCATATAATGTGCTGATTAGAGGCTATGCTCGGAGTGAAAAGCCCgaaatggccatttctttgttTTATAGTATGCTTTGTAATGTCAATTCTGTGCCAAATCAATTtacttttccttttgttttgaaATCATGTTCTCAAGTTAAAGCCATTCAGGAGGGTAAACAGGTTCATGGGCTGGTTGTCAAACACGGTTTGAGCCAAGATCTTTTTGTACAAAACAGTTTGATCACCTTCTACGCGGCTTGTGGGGTAATTGGTTCTGCTTGCAAAGTGTTTGATAAAATAGATGGCCCGGATGTTGTTTCATGGAATTCGGTAATTGGGGGTTTGGTGGACTCAGGTTTTGTTGAGGAGGCAAGGTGGACGTTTGATAGAATGCCAGAGAGGAGTTTGGTTACTTGGAATTGTTTGATTGATGGGTATATTAAGATAGGGCTGCTTAAGGAGGCTagaaaattgtttgatcaaatggaAGGGAGGGATTCGGTTTCTTGGAATACTATGATTGGTGGGTATGTTGGCTCTGGTCTAATGGGAGATGCTGAAGTATTGTTCGGTGAGATGCCACTGGAGATCAAGGATTTGATCACTTTTAACTTGATGATTGATGGGTATGCAAGAGATCGTAGATACAGCGAGGTACTGGAGGTACTTGAAGATGTGAAGGAGGCAAAAGCAAAAATGAGTGAGTTTACAATAGTAAGCGTGCTTACTGCTTGTTCCCATTTGGCGGAATTGGATCAAGGTGAATGGATTCAAACTTACATAAAGGAAAATCGGATTGAAGTGGATGCTGTCCTGGGAACTGCTTTGGTTAATATGTTTGCAAAATGTGGAAACATGGGGAGGGCTCTTTCTGTGTTTGAAAGTATGGAGGAGAGGAATGTTGAGGCATGGAATTCAATAATTCACAATCTTGGTGTTCATGGTTATGGCGAAGAAGCATTAGCAATGTTTTCAGACATGTTGAGGACCAATATTCCACCAGATGAAATAACGTTTCTTTGTTTATTAAGTGCATGTCGCCATTCCGGGCTTGTTGCTGAAGggaaaaaatattttcaactaATGAGCGAAAAATATGGCCTGGCACCAAAGATCGAGCACTATGGTTGCATGGTAGACCTTCTCTGCCGTGCAGATCTTTTGGAAGAAGCAAGATGCTTGATTGAAACTTCGCAGATGATGTCCAGTGTTCCCATGTGGGGTGCTCTTCTGGGAGCCTCATACAGGCTTGGGAATCTGGTGATGGGAGAGTATGCTGCAAAACATCTCATAGAATTGAACCCCTTTGATGGGAGCTGTTACATAGTTCTATCCAACATGTACTCGGCTGCTGGCTTTTATGAGAAAGCCATAGAGGTTAGGAAAATGATGAGGGACCAAGGACTAGATAAAGTCCCCGGCACCAGTTCTATAGAAATAGACGGTGTAGTTCACGAATTTAGAGTCGGCTCCAATTGTCCTGAAATAAGTTAG